Proteins found in one Lysinibacillus fusiformis genomic segment:
- a CDS encoding CynX/NimT family MFS transporter, translating into MTTNDHSASYPSKKISWKGTTLLLVFGVIFIASTLRMPLTVVGPIISFIREDLGISNVLAGFLTTIPLLAFAIISPFAPVVARKLGLELTLFLSTFLLAFGIVLRSLGTTELLLLGTVLIGVAISFGNVLIPGLLKLKFPYHVGLLMAFFTMSMNLTAGLGAGISYPIANSSLGWQGALSIALVLVLVTILIWIPQLKSNKPEPVTTSKKTGTPLWKSPVTWAVTGAMGLQSLLFYTTAAWIPEIYIAQGLAPDKAGWMFSIMQFSQVPMALAVPIIAGKMTSQRPLVLMFTSFYLVGFVGVVMEWTSLGVLWMVLLGLAGGSSFALAMMFFTLRTRTAFEAADLSGFAQSLGYLFAAIGPILFGYLHDFFGGWNIAGWLFVVVAILLFFCSMRASKDEYVH; encoded by the coding sequence TTGACTACAAATGATCATTCCGCTAGTTATCCTAGTAAAAAAATTAGCTGGAAAGGAACAACCTTACTTTTAGTTTTCGGAGTTATCTTTATAGCCTCTACATTACGAATGCCACTAACTGTTGTTGGCCCAATTATATCCTTTATCCGTGAAGATCTTGGGATATCTAATGTATTGGCAGGCTTTCTAACAACGATTCCATTGCTTGCTTTTGCTATTATATCTCCATTTGCACCAGTTGTAGCACGCAAACTAGGGCTTGAGCTAACATTATTTTTATCAACTTTTCTATTGGCCTTTGGGATTGTCCTACGTTCACTCGGTACAACAGAGTTACTTCTATTAGGTACTGTGCTAATTGGCGTAGCCATTTCTTTTGGAAATGTACTTATTCCAGGATTATTAAAATTAAAATTTCCATACCATGTCGGTTTATTGATGGCCTTTTTCACCATGTCCATGAATTTAACTGCTGGTCTTGGTGCTGGTATTAGCTATCCTATAGCCAATTCATCGTTAGGCTGGCAAGGTGCGCTGTCCATTGCACTCGTACTCGTTCTCGTTACAATCTTAATTTGGATACCTCAATTAAAATCAAATAAACCCGAACCAGTTACTACATCTAAAAAGACAGGTACACCTTTATGGAAATCACCTGTTACTTGGGCTGTCACAGGCGCAATGGGGTTACAGTCTTTATTATTCTACACGACTGCAGCTTGGATTCCCGAGATCTATATTGCCCAAGGACTAGCTCCTGACAAGGCCGGTTGGATGTTTTCCATCATGCAATTCTCACAAGTACCAATGGCTTTGGCTGTGCCTATAATTGCAGGTAAAATGACTTCACAACGCCCCCTTGTATTGATGTTTACATCCTTCTATTTAGTAGGCTTTGTTGGTGTTGTCATGGAATGGACTAGTCTTGGTGTACTGTGGATGGTCCTTCTAGGGTTAGCAGGAGGTTCTTCATTCGCCCTAGCAATGATGTTCTTCACTCTCCGCACTCGTACTGCATTTGAGGCAGCTGATTTATCAGGCTTTGCACAATCTTTGGGTTATTTATTTGCCGCAATTGGTCCTATTCTTTTTGGCTACTTGCATGATTTCTTTGGTGGCTGGAATATTGCGGGATGGCTCTTTGTCGTTGTGGCAATATTACTCTTCTTTTGCTCAATGAGAGCCTCCAAGGATGAATATGTGCATTAA
- a CDS encoding amino acid permease: protein MSEIKVNQLGHKAPKLKKELKSRHITMISLGGTIGTGLFLASGGAIAQAGPGGALLAYALIGIMVYFLMTSLGEMAAYMPSSGSFSTYATKFVDPALGFALGWNYWYNWAITIAAEIAAVSLIMKYWFPDSSSALWTVLFIVVVLTFNLLSVKSYGESEYWFAMIKVVTVIVFIIISLLMIFGILGGQAPVGFTNFFISDGPFHGGFLATFGIFLAAGFSFQGTELLGITAGETDDPGKNIPKAVKSVFWRILLFYILAIGAIGMLIPFTDERLLSEDIAVSPFTLVFDRLGIAFAASLMNAIILTAMLSAGNSGLYASSRMLWQLAVDGHAPKFFAKLSRRGIPIYALMATLAVGCLAFLASFFGDGVVYIWLLNASGMSGFIAWLGIAFSHYRFRRAFDAQGLDPKLLPYKAKLYPFGPLFAFTVCMIVVIGQNYTAFTGDKIDWYGILVSYIGIPLFLALWFGYKIKHKTKMLPLKDCDLKVED from the coding sequence GTGAGTGAAATAAAAGTAAATCAGCTTGGTCATAAAGCACCGAAGCTGAAAAAAGAATTAAAAAGCCGCCATATTACAATGATTTCTTTAGGCGGTACTATCGGTACGGGGCTATTTTTAGCCAGTGGTGGTGCTATTGCACAGGCAGGACCTGGAGGTGCATTGCTGGCCTATGCCTTAATCGGTATTATGGTGTATTTTTTAATGACGAGTTTAGGAGAAATGGCTGCGTATATGCCATCATCAGGTTCATTTAGTACCTACGCAACCAAATTTGTAGATCCTGCTTTAGGATTTGCATTAGGCTGGAACTATTGGTATAACTGGGCAATCACAATTGCTGCAGAAATCGCTGCCGTGTCATTAATTATGAAATATTGGTTCCCGGATAGCTCATCAGCACTTTGGACAGTATTATTTATTGTTGTAGTACTGACGTTTAATTTACTATCCGTGAAAAGTTATGGTGAAAGTGAATATTGGTTTGCCATGATTAAGGTAGTAACGGTCATCGTTTTTATTATCATTAGCTTACTAATGATTTTTGGTATTTTAGGTGGGCAGGCTCCTGTAGGTTTCACTAATTTCTTTATTAGTGATGGGCCATTCCATGGTGGCTTCCTTGCTACATTTGGTATTTTCCTAGCTGCTGGATTTTCATTTCAAGGGACAGAATTACTTGGAATTACAGCTGGTGAAACAGATGATCCTGGTAAAAATATTCCGAAGGCTGTTAAATCTGTATTTTGGCGTATTCTTTTGTTTTATATTTTAGCGATTGGTGCAATTGGGATGCTGATTCCATTCACAGATGAACGTTTATTATCAGAAGATATCGCAGTATCACCGTTTACACTAGTGTTTGACCGCCTAGGTATTGCCTTTGCTGCTTCATTAATGAATGCCATTATTTTAACGGCTATGCTGTCAGCAGGAAATTCAGGCCTATATGCATCTTCTCGTATGCTATGGCAATTAGCGGTGGATGGACATGCACCTAAATTTTTCGCAAAGCTAAGTCGTCGAGGTATTCCGATTTATGCACTGATGGCAACATTAGCTGTAGGCTGTTTAGCATTTTTAGCATCATTCTTTGGTGATGGAGTGGTTTATATCTGGCTATTAAATGCCTCTGGAATGTCAGGCTTTATTGCATGGCTGGGTATTGCATTTAGTCATTATCGTTTCCGCCGAGCGTTTGATGCACAGGGCTTAGATCCAAAGTTATTACCTTATAAAGCCAAATTATATCCGTTTGGACCATTATTTGCTTTTACCGTTTGTATGATCGTAGTCATTGGACAAAATTACACAGCCTTTACAGGTGATAAAATTGATTGGTATGGCATCCTTGTTTCGTATATTGGGATTCCACTATTTTTAGCACTATGGTTTGGCTATAAAATAAAGCACAAAACCAAAATGCTGCCACTTAAAGATTGTGATTTAAAAGTTGAAGATTAA
- a CDS encoding response regulator transcription factor, whose protein sequence is MQKHILLVEDDEAIREMVDNYLTMEGFSVTTVTNGEEALQSCLENTFDLVILDIMIPKLNGLEVLKIIREQAALPIIIMSAKDSDVDKALGLGLGADDYIAKPFSMLEFSARVKAVIRRATKYSSQDNQKQDVLEIDNLKIDIVNYSIAKNGQEVKLTSKEFSILKLFVTNRHRVFTKEQIYQMIWKDAYYGDENIINVHIRRLREKIEDDPSNPLYIKTLWGIGYKFEG, encoded by the coding sequence GTGCAAAAGCATATTTTACTCGTAGAAGATGATGAAGCCATTCGCGAAATGGTCGATAATTACTTAACAATGGAAGGTTTCTCTGTCACAACAGTGACCAATGGCGAAGAAGCATTACAAAGTTGTTTAGAAAATACCTTTGATTTAGTCATCCTAGATATTATGATTCCTAAACTAAATGGATTAGAAGTATTAAAGATTATTCGAGAGCAGGCAGCACTTCCTATCATTATTATGTCTGCAAAAGACAGCGATGTTGATAAAGCATTGGGCTTAGGATTAGGAGCAGATGATTATATTGCTAAACCCTTTTCTATGCTAGAATTTTCGGCACGTGTAAAGGCTGTTATCAGAAGAGCTACAAAATACTCTAGTCAGGATAACCAAAAGCAAGATGTCCTAGAAATTGATAATTTAAAGATAGATATTGTTAATTACTCAATAGCAAAGAACGGGCAAGAGGTAAAGCTGACATCAAAGGAATTTTCTATTTTAAAGTTGTTTGTGACAAATCGTCATCGGGTTTTTACCAAAGAGCAAATTTATCAGATGATATGGAAAGATGCTTACTACGGCGATGAAAATATTATAAATGTACATATAAGAAGACTACGAGAAAAAATAGAAGATGACCCGTCAAATCCTCTATATATTAAAACCCTATGGGGAATCGGCTATAAGTTTGAGGGTTAA
- a CDS encoding sensor histidine kinase: MMIFLLLIVVLLIGIIIFQWKVKKEQDRTIQYTHRKLQVIVNEQTYEKILVATTNSEIQQLLITMNTVLDQHQKIQATHQKMENSMKKMLANISHDLKTPLTVVLGYIEMLQLQSSISEEERQRLLTGVHAKTLEVLKIIHTFFDLAKLEAGDTDYPITKINVSEICRKNILSFYDLVTSMGLDIKIDIPERPMYALGNEEALDRALNNLLSNAIAYGADGHVLGITVRNDEANIDIDVWDCGKGIDEYHIDSVFERMYTLEDSRNKSFQGSGLGLTITKRLVEIMNGSIRLSSIPYEKTIFTISLKRMMY, from the coding sequence ATGATGATATTTCTATTACTAATAGTGGTATTGCTAATCGGGATTATTATTTTTCAATGGAAAGTCAAAAAGGAACAAGATCGCACTATCCAATACACGCATAGAAAATTACAAGTAATTGTGAATGAACAGACTTATGAAAAGATTTTAGTAGCAACTACAAATTCAGAAATTCAACAGTTACTTATTACAATGAATACCGTACTAGATCAGCATCAAAAAATCCAAGCAACACATCAGAAAATGGAAAATTCCATGAAAAAGATGTTGGCAAACATTTCGCATGATCTTAAAACGCCTTTAACGGTTGTATTAGGCTATATTGAGATGCTTCAACTTCAGAGCTCGATTAGTGAGGAGGAACGCCAACGATTACTTACGGGTGTTCATGCTAAAACTTTAGAAGTATTAAAAATTATTCATACATTTTTTGATCTGGCGAAATTAGAGGCTGGAGATACAGATTATCCAATCACTAAAATCAATGTCAGTGAAATCTGTCGTAAAAATATATTATCTTTTTATGATCTGGTTACTTCAATGGGATTAGATATTAAGATTGATATCCCAGAGCGCCCTATGTATGCACTCGGTAATGAAGAAGCATTAGATAGAGCCTTAAACAATCTACTGTCTAATGCTATTGCATATGGAGCAGATGGCCATGTCCTTGGAATTACCGTAAGAAATGATGAAGCCAATATTGATATTGATGTGTGGGATTGTGGCAAGGGCATTGATGAATATCATATCGATAGCGTTTTTGAAAGGATGTATACACTAGAGGATTCTCGAAATAAATCCTTCCAAGGTAGTGGTTTGGGACTAACGATTACAAAGCGACTAGTAGAAATAATGAATGGCTCCATTCGGTTATCGAGTATTCCCTATGAAAAAACCATTTTTACCATTTCGTTAAAACGAATGATGTATTGA
- a CDS encoding ABC transporter ATP-binding protein: MTYIVKTNQLTKVYDGKEVVSAVNMNVKKGEIYGFLGPNGAGKTTVMKMLTNLTKPTSGDVEILGEILTDRSYEILKRMGSIIEYPIFYEKLTASETLELHCEYMGYYDKKEIAHVLNLVKLSNTENKQVKDFSLGMKQRLGIARAIITKPELLILDEPINGLDPVGIKELRELFKMLCKEYGITIIISSHILAEIEQLVDTIGVIKNGRLITEVAMDTINRDQVNYTEVIVSDGKKAAFIIESELKITNFKLMDDNSIRIYDSTVSQQTLSRALIEHGVEIEEISKKTSSLEDYFLKLINGGVVHA, translated from the coding sequence ATGACATACATTGTAAAAACAAACCAGCTTACGAAAGTCTACGATGGAAAAGAAGTTGTTTCTGCTGTCAATATGAACGTTAAGAAGGGAGAGATTTATGGATTTTTAGGTCCTAATGGTGCGGGTAAAACCACTGTTATGAAGATGCTAACTAATCTAACGAAACCTACAAGTGGGGATGTAGAGATTTTAGGGGAGATATTGACAGACCGATCCTATGAAATACTAAAAAGAATGGGATCAATTATTGAATATCCTATTTTCTATGAAAAATTAACAGCTAGTGAGACTCTGGAACTACATTGTGAATACATGGGTTATTATGATAAGAAAGAAATTGCGCATGTTCTTAATTTAGTAAAGTTATCGAATACAGAAAATAAGCAGGTTAAAGATTTTTCTCTGGGGATGAAACAGAGATTAGGCATTGCACGAGCTATTATTACAAAGCCAGAGTTACTTATATTAGACGAACCCATTAATGGATTGGACCCAGTAGGGATAAAGGAGTTAAGAGAGCTTTTCAAGATGCTTTGTAAGGAGTATGGCATAACCATTATTATTTCTAGTCATATCCTGGCTGAAATAGAACAATTGGTCGATACGATAGGTGTTATTAAGAATGGTAGGCTCATCACTGAGGTAGCAATGGATACAATCAATCGTGATCAGGTCAATTATACGGAAGTGATCGTAAGTGATGGGAAAAAGGCAGCGTTTATTATTGAAAGTGAATTGAAGATTACTAATTTCAAGCTGATGGATGATAACTCTATACGTATTTATGACTCGACAGTATCCCAGCAAACCCTATCTAGAGCATTAATTGAACATGGCGTTGAGATTGAGGAGATTAGTAAAAAAACAAGTTCATTAGAGGATTATTTCTTAAAGCTAATCAATGGAGGCGTTGTTCATGCTTAA
- a CDS encoding ABC transporter permease: MLNLMRLEMKKFHLGSYVKGAIIANFVILGFLFMILFISKVEGDPGLENYEVALSVIDSFVRAVFIIFASTLIAKLIIGEYKFKTITLAFMYPISRKKLMVAKLAIVMLFTFTMIIISNALITTIFCVISDRYELIPDVLSSSLIIQHIPSILMNAIAASGIALIPLYFGMRKYSIPTTIISSIIIVSVTSSNSGNFTLNDIIIIPITLAIVGLGIAYLAIRNVEKVDV, from the coding sequence ATGCTTAATTTAATGCGTTTAGAAATGAAAAAATTTCATTTAGGGTCCTATGTTAAAGGGGCCATTATTGCTAATTTTGTTATTCTTGGGTTTTTGTTTATGATTTTATTTATTTCTAAAGTAGAGGGAGATCCAGGGCTTGAAAATTATGAGGTTGCTTTAAGTGTCATTGATTCCTTTGTAAGAGCAGTTTTTATTATTTTTGCTTCTACGTTAATAGCTAAGTTAATCATCGGAGAATATAAATTTAAAACCATCACATTAGCCTTTATGTATCCTATAAGTAGAAAGAAATTAATGGTCGCAAAGCTTGCCATTGTCATGCTATTTACATTCACAATGATCATTATCTCCAATGCTCTTATTACAACAATTTTTTGTGTCATTAGCGATCGATATGAATTAATTCCTGATGTACTATCAAGTTCTTTAATTATCCAGCACATACCTTCTATATTGATGAATGCGATAGCTGCCTCAGGTATAGCTTTAATCCCATTGTATTTCGGGATGAGAAAATACTCCATACCGACAACGATCATTTCATCTATTATCATTGTATCTGTAACTTCGTCTAATTCAGGTAACTTTACTTTAAACGATATTATTATTATTCCAATTACTTTAGCAATCGTGGGTCTTGGTATTGCCTATTTAGCCATACGGAATGTTGAGAAGGTTGATGTTTAA
- a CDS encoding Nramp family divalent metal transporter: MVYKRVTKPAAEAVLDGDIKGWRRFLPFLGPAFIAAVAYIDPGNFATNITAGSQYGYLLLWVIAFSNLMAVLIQSLSAKLGIATGKNLPEVAREHFSKKTSIFLWIQAELVIIATDLAEFIGAALGLYLLFNIPMLPAALITAVGSFAILELQRRGFRAFEAGISGMVLIVVLAFAFQTFLAQPAWGDVAIGMFTPHFEGVDSLLLATGILGATVMPHAIYLHSSLTQSRIIGRNEAEKKRIFRFEFIDIIIAMIIAGAINMSMLIIAAAVFHTQGMVVEDLDVAYNGLKEALGPMAAISFGLGLLIAGLASSSVGTLAGDVVMQGFIQRKIPLYLRRAITMVPPLVIIASGVNATYALVLSQVVLSFGIAFALVPLVMFTSKRDIMGSLVNHRITTILGWFVVVIVVALNIYLLWETIFA; the protein is encoded by the coding sequence ATGGTTTACAAACGAGTCACAAAACCGGCTGCAGAGGCGGTTTTAGATGGAGATATAAAAGGTTGGCGACGATTTTTACCATTTTTAGGACCTGCTTTCATTGCAGCAGTCGCCTATATCGACCCTGGTAATTTTGCTACAAACATTACAGCAGGTTCTCAATACGGCTATTTGCTACTTTGGGTTATAGCCTTTTCTAATTTGATGGCCGTGTTAATTCAATCCCTGTCTGCCAAGCTTGGCATTGCGACAGGAAAGAATTTACCTGAAGTAGCACGCGAGCATTTTTCTAAAAAAACATCTATCTTTTTATGGATACAGGCTGAATTGGTCATCATTGCCACTGACCTCGCTGAATTTATCGGGGCAGCATTAGGGCTTTATTTACTTTTCAATATTCCTATGCTTCCCGCAGCATTGATTACAGCGGTGGGTTCATTCGCTATTTTAGAGCTGCAAAGAAGAGGATTTAGAGCCTTTGAGGCAGGTATCTCAGGCATGGTTTTAATTGTTGTATTAGCATTTGCCTTCCAAACATTTTTAGCCCAGCCAGCATGGGGCGATGTAGCCATTGGCATGTTCACGCCACACTTTGAAGGTGTAGATTCGCTATTACTAGCAACAGGTATTTTAGGTGCAACCGTTATGCCTCATGCTATTTACCTACATTCTTCGTTAACACAAAGTCGTATTATTGGTCGTAATGAGGCTGAAAAAAAACGTATTTTCCGTTTTGAATTTATCGATATTATCATCGCTATGATTATTGCTGGTGCCATCAATATGAGCATGCTCATTATTGCCGCAGCAGTATTCCACACACAAGGCATGGTAGTAGAAGATTTAGATGTAGCCTATAATGGCTTAAAAGAGGCGCTCGGTCCAATGGCAGCTATTTCCTTTGGCTTAGGTTTACTCATTGCAGGGCTAGCTAGCTCCTCTGTAGGAACTTTAGCAGGCGACGTAGTCATGCAAGGATTTATTCAAAGAAAAATACCACTTTATTTACGTAGAGCGATTACTATGGTGCCTCCGCTAGTCATTATTGCATCAGGGGTGAACGCAACCTATGCTCTCGTTCTAAGTCAGGTTGTGTTATCTTTCGGTATTGCATTTGCCCTGGTCCCACTTGTCATGTTTACAAGCAAACGAGACATCATGGGCAGTTTAGTCAATCATCGTATTACAACTATTTTAGGTTGGTTTGTAGTTGTCATCGTTGTGGCATTGAATATCTATTTACTGTGGGAAACAATATTTGCGTAA
- a CDS encoding response regulator transcription factor has protein sequence MTHRILIIEDEENIARVLQLELQFEGYEAEMAHTGAEGLLQYREQQWDLILLDIMLPEMSGIDVLKRIRATESQTPVIMLTAKSEVEDKVKGLDLGANDYVTKPFEIEELLARIRNALRFSQKVSPKQVALTFGHLSINEQTREVVYFDKEIQLTPREYDLLFYLLKHPKQVLTREQILEAVWGYDYYGDTNVVDVYIRYVRQKLEAANATPLIQTVRGVGYVLKEHSYET, from the coding sequence ATGACGCATCGAATTTTAATTATTGAAGATGAAGAAAATATTGCCAGAGTGCTACAACTGGAGCTTCAATTTGAAGGGTATGAGGCAGAAATGGCCCATACAGGAGCAGAAGGCTTACTACAATACCGTGAGCAGCAATGGGATTTAATTTTACTTGATATCATGCTACCTGAGATGAGCGGTATTGATGTGCTAAAGCGGATTCGTGCAACAGAATCCCAGACGCCTGTTATCATGTTGACTGCCAAAAGCGAGGTAGAGGATAAGGTAAAGGGCTTGGATTTAGGAGCCAATGATTATGTGACAAAGCCTTTTGAAATTGAGGAGCTGCTGGCACGTATTCGCAATGCTTTACGATTTTCGCAGAAGGTCAGTCCAAAGCAAGTTGCCCTTACATTTGGCCATTTATCGATAAACGAGCAAACAAGGGAAGTTGTCTATTTTGATAAGGAAATTCAGCTGACACCCCGTGAATATGATTTGCTGTTCTATTTACTGAAACATCCCAAACAAGTACTGACAAGAGAGCAAATACTAGAGGCTGTGTGGGGCTATGATTATTATGGGGATACAAATGTTGTGGATGTTTATATACGTTATGTCCGTCAAAAGCTTGAAGCTGCCAATGCTACACCTCTTATTCAAACGGTTCGAGGTGTTGGGTATGTGCTAAAGGAACACAGTTATGAGACTTAA
- a CDS encoding sensor histidine kinase, with protein MRLKTKIHLLTTLLMLVIVVATNSGIYLLYEKFAYDTEYNQLQTRANDLGATLSQLNAQTNLQQVLRAYMPTDGAVYIYEGERLKTKVQATLEMQEGPSITYTMPAIWIDGTVVDITLQQSMEEVERTLDLLKVILIVVSVMATVPIFLASLVLGRLILLPLERLNETMRKSASTGKYEKIDIAEKGGDELTNINRTFNMMMEKLEQHYQKQQEFVSNASHELKTPITVIESYAKLLLRRGFDNREVAQESLQAIANESSRMHEMVLQLLELAKNNEHLDVHFEQLELAPFLNKVASQMEQAYHRTFRMDATIPRFIYSDEKILKQLLFILLDNARKYSEDEIRILATETTNQVRITIQDFGMGIPAEHIPHLFERFYRVTEDRNRKTGGSGLGLAIAHELAQQLGITIDVKSKLGEGSSFTLCIPKEGQQ; from the coding sequence ATGAGACTTAAAACAAAAATTCATCTACTAACAACATTGCTAATGCTAGTTATAGTAGTGGCAACAAATAGTGGAATTTATTTGTTGTATGAGAAATTTGCCTACGATACGGAATATAATCAGCTCCAGACACGGGCAAATGATTTAGGCGCTACACTGAGTCAGTTAAATGCACAAACCAACCTACAGCAAGTATTAAGAGCATATATGCCAACAGATGGCGCTGTCTATATTTATGAAGGTGAGCGTTTGAAAACAAAGGTTCAGGCTACTCTTGAAATGCAAGAAGGTCCTTCTATTACCTACACAATGCCTGCTATTTGGATAGACGGAACGGTTGTGGACATAACATTACAGCAATCTATGGAAGAAGTAGAGCGGACATTAGATTTGTTAAAGGTCATATTGATTGTTGTATCGGTTATGGCTACAGTTCCGATTTTCCTAGCAAGCTTAGTACTTGGGCGTCTTATTTTATTACCGCTAGAACGTTTAAATGAGACCATGCGCAAAAGTGCATCTACTGGGAAATATGAAAAAATAGATATCGCAGAAAAAGGTGGAGACGAGTTAACAAATATTAATCGTACTTTCAATATGATGATGGAGAAGCTTGAGCAGCATTATCAAAAGCAACAAGAATTTGTGTCAAACGCCTCCCATGAGTTGAAAACACCTATAACTGTTATTGAAAGCTATGCAAAATTACTCCTAAGAAGAGGTTTTGATAATCGGGAGGTTGCTCAGGAATCCTTACAAGCCATTGCTAATGAATCATCTCGTATGCATGAAATGGTGCTGCAATTGCTAGAACTAGCTAAAAATAATGAGCATTTGGACGTTCATTTCGAGCAGCTAGAGCTTGCCCCGTTCTTAAATAAAGTAGCTTCACAAATGGAGCAGGCATATCATCGAACATTTAGAATGGATGCGACGATTCCAAGATTTATTTATAGTGATGAAAAAATATTGAAGCAACTACTCTTTATTTTGCTTGATAATGCGAGGAAATATAGTGAGGATGAAATACGTATTCTAGCCACAGAAACAACTAATCAAGTACGTATTACCATCCAAGATTTTGGTATGGGTATTCCTGCAGAGCATATTCCTCATTTGTTTGAGCGTTTTTATCGTGTAACAGAGGATCGTAATCGTAAGACAGGCGGTTCAGGGCTAGGGCTAGCAATAGCACATGAGCTGGCACAACAATTGGGTATAACGATAGATGTGAAAAGTAAGCTAGGGGAAGGCTCAAGCTTTACTTTATGTATACCGAAGGAGGGACAGCAATGA
- a CDS encoding PepSY domain-containing protein, whose translation MKKWMLIIVVIILLCSGVIWFIQNRYFYVQPLSEAEAVRHIETIYNGHVTQVKKQGNTFEMLFTRENVKYAAILDVTTQQVTNLIMKEGQSKLLLTEKQIRQMVKKEYGDVESVMLTDSVYTVRVENEKIQKDLTLDGYTGDVLAERKVETQGQSIEEPIITEQQAIQIALKQLKGEVDSVDFEETSEGGYYLVEIETQEDEATFQIHAVSGKVLSVTWDDDQ comes from the coding sequence ATGAAAAAGTGGATGTTGATAATTGTTGTTATTATCCTTCTTTGTAGTGGAGTAATTTGGTTTATTCAAAATCGTTATTTTTACGTTCAACCTCTTAGTGAAGCGGAGGCTGTTCGCCATATTGAAACAATCTATAATGGTCATGTTACACAAGTGAAGAAACAAGGAAATACCTTTGAAATGCTATTTACGCGGGAGAATGTTAAATATGCGGCCATACTTGATGTTACGACACAGCAGGTAACTAATCTAATAATGAAAGAAGGCCAAAGTAAATTACTGTTAACAGAAAAGCAGATCAGACAAATGGTTAAAAAGGAATATGGTGATGTAGAAAGTGTTATGCTAACGGATTCCGTTTATACTGTGCGTGTTGAAAATGAGAAAATACAAAAGGATTTAACGCTTGATGGTTATACTGGTGATGTACTGGCAGAGAGAAAGGTTGAGACACAAGGACAATCTATCGAAGAGCCTATTATTACTGAACAGCAGGCCATTCAAATAGCTCTTAAGCAATTAAAGGGTGAAGTCGATTCAGTTGATTTTGAGGAAACCTCAGAGGGTGGTTACTATTTAGTTGAAATCGAAACACAGGAGGACGAAGCTACTTTTCAAATTCATGCTGTTTCAGGGAAGGTGTTGTCTGTTACATGGGATGACGATCAATAA
- a CDS encoding PepSY domain-containing protein yields MKKMIMIPALVITLGVGAAIGSTTLLSGNAQEKKVLSMQKIEKKALAVVDGTVANIEFDQNQFSSIYEVEVHTDTEEYDLKFDAFSGKLLKQKKERLDDDDWDDQIPTTTTTTKIITKEQAIKTAQTKAKGTVTKIKLDDGVYEIELKDGQYEYEVEVDAVSGNIIDFEQGYDD; encoded by the coding sequence ATGAAAAAAATGATTATGATTCCAGCACTAGTAATTACTCTTGGGGTGGGAGCAGCGATTGGCTCGACGACTTTATTATCAGGAAATGCCCAAGAAAAAAAGGTTTTATCAATGCAGAAAATTGAGAAGAAAGCTCTAGCAGTAGTTGATGGTACAGTGGCAAATATCGAATTTGACCAAAACCAGTTTAGCTCTATTTATGAAGTAGAGGTGCATACAGATACAGAAGAATATGATTTAAAGTTTGATGCTTTTAGTGGAAAATTACTCAAACAGAAAAAAGAACGTCTAGATGATGATGATTGGGATGATCAAATTCCAACTACCACCACGACAACAAAAATAATTACAAAAGAGCAGGCTATCAAGACAGCCCAAACGAAAGCAAAGGGCACAGTGACAAAAATTAAGCTCGATGATGGTGTATATGAAATTGAACTGAAAGACGGTCAATATGAATACGAAGTAGAAGTAGATGCAGTCTCTGGGAACATTATCGACTTTGAACAAGGCTATGATGACTAA